CGGCATGGAGTCCCTCGCGCCGGTCCTGGTCGACGAGATGGAGCTGCTGCTGGACGTCCTGCCGGAGGGGGCCATGGCGCTGGTCTGCGACCCGGAGCGGGTGCGGACCCGGGCGGCCGACCTGGTCGCCACCAGCCAGGAGTTCCTCCAGGCGTCCTGGGCGGCCACGGCGGGCGGCGGCGAGGCGCCGATCGACGTCGGGGCGGCGTCGCTGCGGGGCATCGCGGACGTCCGGGAGCGGGCCCGTGAACTGGGGATGATGTGGTGGACCGCGTCCCCGTTCGCCGCGGACGACGAGGACACCGACGAGGACACCCTGAAGCTGGGGATGCGCGCTCCGGAGACCTACCGGGGCGACACCGCGCGGGCGCTGGCCGACACCAAGGGCTGGCTGGCCGACGGCTGGCGCACGGTGTACGTCACCGAGGGGCACGGCACGGCGTCGAGGATCGCCGGGGTGCTGGGCGGCGAGGGGATCGCGGCCCGGGTCGACCAGGTGCTGACCGGGATCGAACCGTCGCTGGTGCACGTGGCGTGCGCGGCGCTGGACCACGGGTTCGTGGACCCGGGCCTGAAACTGGCGGTGCTGACCGAGACCGATCTGACGGGGCAGCGCACCGCCAGCAAGGACCTGGGGCGGATGCCGGCCCGCCGGCGCAAGTCGGTCGACCCGCTGACCCTCGAATCGGGCGACTACATCGTGCACGAGCAGCACGGGGTCGGCCGGTACATCGAGATGGTCCAGCGGACCGTGCAGGGCGCGACCCGCGAGTACCTCCTCGTGGAGTACGCCCCCGCCAAGCGCGGCCAGCCCGGCGACCGGCTGTACATCCCGACCGACCAGCTGGAACAGGTCACCAAGTACGTCGGCGGGGAGGCGCCCACCCTGCACCGGCTGGGCGGCGCGGACTGGACGAAGACGAAGCAGCGGGCGAAGAAGGCGGTCAAGGAGATCGCCGCCGACCTGATCAAGCTGTACTCGGCGCGGATGGCGGCCCCCGGGCACCCCTTCGCCCCGGACACCCCCTGGCAGCGGGAACTGGAGGACGCCTTCCCGTACGCGGAGACGCCCGACCAGCTGTCCACGATCGCCGAGGTCAAGGAGGACATGGAGAAGTCGGTCCCGATGGACCGGCTGATCTGCGGCGACGTCGGCTACGGCAAGACGGAGATCGCGGTGCGCGCCGCGTTCAAGGCGGTCCAGGACGGCAAGCAGGTCGCCGTGCTCGTCCCGACGACACTGCTGGTCCAGCAGCACTACGGCACGTTCACCGAGCGGTACGCCCAGTTCCCGGTCAATGTGCGGGCACTGAGCCGGTTCCAGTCCGACACCGAGTCGAAGGCGACGCTGGAGGGGCTGAGGGACGGCTCGGTCGACCTGGTCATCGGGACGCACCGGCTGTTCTCGTCGGAGACGAAGTTCAAGGACCTGGGCCTGGTCATCGTCGACGAGGAGCAGCGCTTCGGTGTCGAGCACAAGGAGCAGCTGAAGAAGCTCCGCGCCAACGTCGACGTCCTGACGATGTCGGCGACACCGATCCCGCGCACCCTGGAGATGGCGGTCACCGGCATCCGCGAGATGTCGACGATCACCACCCCGCCGGAGGAGCGGCACCCGGTCCTGACCTTCGTCGGGCCGTACGAGCAGAAGCAGATCGGCGCGGCGGTGCGGCGTGAACTCCTGCGTGAGGGCCAGGTGTTCTACATCCACAACCGGGTGGAGTCGATCGACCGGGCGGCGGCCAGGCTGCGGGAGATCGTCCCGGAGGCGCGGATCGCGACGGCGCACGGGCAGATGGGCGAGGGCGCGCTGGAACAGGTCGTCGTCGACTTCTGGGAGAAGAAGTTCGACGTGCTGGTCTCCACGACGATCGTCGAGTCCGGCATCGACATCTCCAACGCCAACACGCTGATCGTGGAGCGCGGCGACAACTTCGGCCTCTCCCAGCTGCACCAGCTGCGCGGGCGGGTCGGCCGCGGCCGGGACCGGGGGTACGCCTACTTCCTGTACCCGCCGGAGAAGCCGCTCACCGAGACCGCGCACGAACGCCTCGCGACGATCGCCCAGCACACGGAGATGGGCGCGGGCATGTACGTGGCGATGAAGGACCTGGAGATCCGCGGGGCGGGCAACCTGCTCGGCGGCGAGCAGTCCGGGCACATCGCGGGCGTCGGCTTCGACCTGTACATCCGGATGGTCGGTGAGGCGGTCGCCGACTACCGGGCGGCGGTGGACGGCGGGGTGGAGGAGGAGCCGCCGCTGGAGGTCAAGATCGAGCTCCCGGTCGACGCGCACGTCCCGCACGACTACGCCCCCGGTGAGCGGCTGCGCCTCCAGGCGTACCGGTCGATCGCCTCGGCCAACAGCGAGGAGGACATCCGCGCGGTACGGGAGGAGCTGACCGACCGCTACGGCAAGCTGCCCGAGCCGGTGGAGAACCTGCTGCTGGTGGCGGGTCTGCGGATGCTGGCGCGGGCCTGCGGGGTGGGCGAGATCGTGCTCCAGGGCCCGAACATCCGCTTCGCGCCGGTGGAGTTGCGCGAGTCGCAGGAGCTGCGGCTGAAGCGGCTGCACCCGAAGGCGGTCATCAAGCAGTCCGCCCACCAGATCCTCGTCCCGCGCCCGACGGCGGGCAGGATCGGCGGGAAGCCGGTGGTCGGCCGTGAACTCCTGGCGTGGACCGGGGAGTTCCTGACGACGATCCTGGGTTCGTAGGGCGCGGCCCTGCCGCTGTCCGTCCCGCCGGGCCCCGCTGCCCGTCCCGCCGGCCTCCGCTGCCCGTCCCGCCGCCCGGGGTGTCCTTCCGGACGCCGCGGGCGGCGGCGCCCGGCCTTGTCGCGTCGGGCGGACAACCCCTAGGCTCGGCCGGGTGACTGCCGGGTCGGCCATGGGCCACACACGAGTGGGGCACCCGGCCCCGGCGTGAGCCCGGGGCGGGCGAGAGCCCCGCCGTTCCTCCGCTTCCCTCCCTCCCCTTCGGCGCCCGTACGGGGCGCTTCCCAGCGGATCCCAGGAACCGGAGACACATCCCCGTATGTCGTACGACCAGCAGCGCTCGCGCGCGCTCACACCATCGGACACCGTCCGGCTGGACCACACCGCCGTGTACGCGTCGGACCGCCGTCTGTCGGCCGAGTTCATCGCCGTGATCCTGGGCCTGGAGGTCGGTGCCCCCTTCGGACCGTTCCTGCCCGTCGACCTGGGCAACGGCGTGACGCTCGACTACTACGAGAAGCGCACCGAGCCGATCCAGTCCCAGCACTACGCGTTCCTCGTGCCCGAGGACCGGTTCGACGCCGCGGTCGCCCGCCTGGAGGCGGTCGGGGTCACCTACTACGCCGACCCCGGTCACACCGAACCCGGCCGGACCGACAGTCTCTTCGGCGGCCGGGGTGCCTACTTCGAGGACCCGGACGGGCACAACATGGAGATCATGACCCGGCCGTACGCCCGTCCGTAGGGGCCGCCGGGCGGGGCGGCGGCGCGGCCGGCTGCGCGTCGCCGCCCGCCCCGCGGGCGAAGACCAGTCCGGCGAGGGTGCGGAAGGCGTCCTCCGGGGCCCGGCCCTCCAGGGCGCCGGACAGGTTGCCGCTGAGCAGCAGGGTGGCGAAGCCGTGGGCGAGGGACCAGGCGGCGACGCCGGCCAGGCGGGCGTCCTCACCCCGGGCCGCTTCGGGCAGCCCGTCGACACCGGAGCGCAGCGCCTCGGTGGCGCGGGCCCTGGCGGCGAGCAGGGCGGGGTCGTCGGCACGGTGGAGCTCCGGGCGGAACATCACCTGGAAGTGCGCGGGGTGCGTGGAGGCGAACCGTACGTAGGCCACGCCCCGTTCCTGGAGGCCGGGGGCCTTGGCCAGGGCGTCGGCGAAGAGCGCGTAGCCCTCGGCGGCGACGGCGGTGAGCAGACCGGTGCGGTCCTTGAAGTGGTGGGCCGGCGCGGCGTGCGAGACGCCGGCCCGGCGGGCCAGGTCGCGCAGGGACAGGGCGTCGGGGCCGTCGGCCGCGATGACGTCGAGGGCGGCGGTCAGGACGGCCCGTCGCAGGTCGCCGTGGTGGTAGGTGCGTTCGCCTGGCATGGACGTAACCGTACGACACATCTAGTCATTGACAAGTCCGCAGGCGCGGCCACATGCTGGGCAGAGATCTAGACGGTGACAAGATGCGGGGAGACGGGGGGCCTGACATGGCCGACGAGCTGGGGAACGTACGCCGGATGTGGCACCTGCTGGAGCCGCTGCACGCCGTTTTCTACTACGCGCCGGAGGTGACCGAGGAGGCCGCCGCCCTCGGGTACGCCACGGACGGCCGCTGGCCCGGCTACTTCGCGTGGCGGGCGGCACCGCTGGGGGCGGTGGGGGCGGACGAGGTCACGGCCGCGTTCCACAGCTTCAGCCCGGTCATGGTCGGCACCCATGTCCCGGCCGCCTGGTCCGTCGCCGCGCCGGACGCCGTTCTCGCGGCCCGTACACGGGCGGTGGACCGGGCGTACCGGGCGCTGTTCGGTGACCGGGTGGGCGGTGCGGAGTTCGCCGAGGCCGCCGCCCTGGCCCGCCGGGCCGCCGGGGCGGCGGACGTCACCGGCCGGCCGCTCGCCGGGGCCAACGCGGTGCTGCCCTGGCCCGACGCGCCGCACCTGGTGCTCTGGCAGGCCGCCACGGTGCTGCGCGAGCACCGGGGAGACGGCCACATCGCGGCGCTGGGCGCTGCGGGGCTGGACCCGGTGGAGTCACTGGTGTCCTTCGCGGCGGTCGGCGCGGCCCCGCCCGGGGTGTTCGCGAGCCGGGGGTGGAGCGCGGCGGAATGGGCGGCGGCCCGCGAGCGGCTGGCCGCCAGGGGGCTGGTGGAGGCGGACGGCTCGGCCACACCGGCCGGGCGGGCGCTGCGGGCGGAGGTGGAGCGGCGGACGGACGAAGCCGCGGCGGGCCCCTGGGAGGCGCTGGGCGCGGAAGGGCGTGAGCGGCTCGTGGAGCTGCTGGGGCCGCTGTGGGTGGAGGCGATCGGTTCCGGGCTCCTGCCGTCCGAGACGACGCTGGGCATCGGCAAGGTGTGAGGGCGGGCCCGGACGGGTCCCGGGCACGGCCCCTCCGGTGGCCGCGGCCCCTGCGCCTACGCTGGTCCGCTGTGACGCCTCCTTCCGCCGTACGCCGCCCTTCCCGCCTCCTCCCGCTGGTGCCGCTGGCCCTGGCGGGCACACTCGCGCTGACCGGGTGCGACGCCCTGACCGGTCCGCCCGCGCCGGAGCCGGCGCGTACGGCCGCCGGGGGCACGGCACTCCGGGCGGTGGAGGAGCTCCCGGTGAAGGGCAGGGCGCCGCGCACCGGGTACGAGCGGAGCGCGTTCGGGTCCGCCTGGGCGGACACCGACCGCAACGGCTGCGGAACACGCGACGACGTCCTGGCGGAACAGCTGGACGACGTGAAGCGGGACGCGGACGGCTGCAAGGTGCTCAGCGGGGTCCTGGACCCCGACCCGTACACCGGTACCCGGATCGTGTTCCGGCGGGGCCGCAGCAAGGTGGACATAGACCATCTCGTCGCCCTGTCCGACGCGTGGCAGAAGGGCGCCCGGCAGTGGAGCGCCGGGAAGCGGCGGGCCTTCGCCAACGACCCGCTCAATCTGGTGGCCGCCGACTCGTCCGCCAACCGCCGCAAGGGCGACGGCGACACCGCGACCTGGCTGCCGCCCAACAAGGGGTACCGCTGCGTGTACGTGGCGGGACAGGTGGCGGTGAAGGCGAAGTACGGGCTGTGGGTGACCGCCGCCGAGCGGGACGCCATGCGGAAGGTGCTGTCCGGCTGTCCGGACCGGAAACTGCCGGCCGGTGGTGCTCCGACCGAGGCGCCGTCCCGTTGAGGGGCCCGTGGGACGGTTGTGAATACTGGGGCGCATGTGGAAGTGGCGGCTGACAGCCGCGGGGATCAACCTGCTGCTCGGGATTCCGGCGGTCGTGCCGTTGTTCCTGATCTGGTACTACCTGGCGAACGGGCCGCTCGCGGACGCCGGCCTGACCTCCCGTGAGCCGACCGAGAACGACGGCATGACGCTGTGGCTGGTGATCGTCGTGCCGGTGGTGGCGGTCTTCGGGATCATCTGGTGGCTCGCCAACGACTGGGTGCGGCCCAGGGTCTCGCTCGCGCCCGGCACGTACTGGACGGCGGGGGCGGTGCTCACGCTCTGGCCGGTGTGGGCGGCCATCGTCACCTCGGTGGCCTGAGGGCGGAAACAGGCTGGCGGGTGGACGCGGGCGCTGCCTACCGTGACGGCATGGACCTGGAGATCACCACCCTCGCCGAGCGGCCCGAGCTCGCCGGCGCGCTCGACGAGATGCCCGACACCTGGCCCCGGTTCGTGCTGGAGGACCTGGTCGGCTGGGCCAACTTCCCCCGGATAGCGGTGGAGTTCCCCGAATTCGTACTCGTCGCCACCGATCCGCGGGGCGCCGTCGCGGCCCGGGGGTACAGCGTGCCGTTCGCCCTCGGCGCGAAGGGGCGGGGCGGACTGCCCGAAGGCGGGTGGGACCAGGTGCTGTTGTGGGC
This DNA window, taken from Streptomyces nitrosporeus, encodes the following:
- the mfd gene encoding transcription-repair coupling factor, which gives rise to MSLHGLLDVVVTDPALSEAVKAASDGHRAHVDLVGPPAARPFVVAALAREAGRPVLAVTATGREAEDLAAALRTLLPPDTVAEYPSWETLPHERLSPRSDTVGRRLAVLRRLTHPRPDDPETGPVSVVVAPVRSVLQPQVKGLGDLEPVALSSGQSADLNEVVDALAAAAYARVELVEKRGEFAVRGGILDVFPPTEEHPLRVEFWGDDVEEIRYFKIADQRSLEVAEHGLWAPPCRELLLTEDVRRRAAALAEAHPELGELLGKIAEGIAVDGMESLAPVLVDEMELLLDVLPEGAMALVCDPERVRTRAADLVATSQEFLQASWAATAGGGEAPIDVGAASLRGIADVRERARELGMMWWTASPFAADDEDTDEDTLKLGMRAPETYRGDTARALADTKGWLADGWRTVYVTEGHGTASRIAGVLGGEGIAARVDQVLTGIEPSLVHVACAALDHGFVDPGLKLAVLTETDLTGQRTASKDLGRMPARRRKSVDPLTLESGDYIVHEQHGVGRYIEMVQRTVQGATREYLLVEYAPAKRGQPGDRLYIPTDQLEQVTKYVGGEAPTLHRLGGADWTKTKQRAKKAVKEIAADLIKLYSARMAAPGHPFAPDTPWQRELEDAFPYAETPDQLSTIAEVKEDMEKSVPMDRLICGDVGYGKTEIAVRAAFKAVQDGKQVAVLVPTTLLVQQHYGTFTERYAQFPVNVRALSRFQSDTESKATLEGLRDGSVDLVIGTHRLFSSETKFKDLGLVIVDEEQRFGVEHKEQLKKLRANVDVLTMSATPIPRTLEMAVTGIREMSTITTPPEERHPVLTFVGPYEQKQIGAAVRRELLREGQVFYIHNRVESIDRAAARLREIVPEARIATAHGQMGEGALEQVVVDFWEKKFDVLVSTTIVESGIDISNANTLIVERGDNFGLSQLHQLRGRVGRGRDRGYAYFLYPPEKPLTETAHERLATIAQHTEMGAGMYVAMKDLEIRGAGNLLGGEQSGHIAGVGFDLYIRMVGEAVADYRAAVDGGVEEEPPLEVKIELPVDAHVPHDYAPGERLRLQAYRSIASANSEEDIRAVREELTDRYGKLPEPVENLLLVAGLRMLARACGVGEIVLQGPNIRFAPVELRESQELRLKRLHPKAVIKQSAHQILVPRPTAGRIGGKPVVGRELLAWTGEFLTTILGS
- a CDS encoding VOC family protein — translated: MSYDQQRSRALTPSDTVRLDHTAVYASDRRLSAEFIAVILGLEVGAPFGPFLPVDLGNGVTLDYYEKRTEPIQSQHYAFLVPEDRFDAAVARLEAVGVTYYADPGHTEPGRTDSLFGGRGAYFEDPDGHNMEIMTRPYARP
- a CDS encoding TetR/AcrR family transcriptional regulator, with the translated sequence MPGERTYHHGDLRRAVLTAALDVIAADGPDALSLRDLARRAGVSHAAPAHHFKDRTGLLTAVAAEGYALFADALAKAPGLQERGVAYVRFASTHPAHFQVMFRPELHRADDPALLAARARATEALRSGVDGLPEAARGEDARLAGVAAWSLAHGFATLLLSGNLSGALEGRAPEDAFRTLAGLVFARGAGGDAQPAAPPPRPAAPTDGRTAGS
- a CDS encoding SCO6745 family protein, encoding MADELGNVRRMWHLLEPLHAVFYYAPEVTEEAAALGYATDGRWPGYFAWRAAPLGAVGADEVTAAFHSFSPVMVGTHVPAAWSVAAPDAVLAARTRAVDRAYRALFGDRVGGAEFAEAAALARRAAGAADVTGRPLAGANAVLPWPDAPHLVLWQAATVLREHRGDGHIAALGAAGLDPVESLVSFAAVGAAPPGVFASRGWSAAEWAAARERLAARGLVEADGSATPAGRALRAEVERRTDEAAAGPWEALGAEGRERLVELLGPLWVEAIGSGLLPSETTLGIGKV
- a CDS encoding HNH endonuclease family protein yields the protein MTPPSAVRRPSRLLPLVPLALAGTLALTGCDALTGPPAPEPARTAAGGTALRAVEELPVKGRAPRTGYERSAFGSAWADTDRNGCGTRDDVLAEQLDDVKRDADGCKVLSGVLDPDPYTGTRIVFRRGRSKVDIDHLVALSDAWQKGARQWSAGKRRAFANDPLNLVAADSSANRRKGDGDTATWLPPNKGYRCVYVAGQVAVKAKYGLWVTAAERDAMRKVLSGCPDRKLPAGGAPTEAPSR